A single window of Kitasatospora sp. HUAS MG31 DNA harbors:
- a CDS encoding serine/threonine-protein kinase codes for MTADSLPPIFQPLLPDDPREVGGYRLFARLGAGGMGRVYLSYTPGGRPVALKVVRPEFAEDSEFRRRFAAEVTNAQRIHGLYTAQVIDYSGPDAESPWLVTAYVPGPSLQQVVREHGALPVRTVLLLMGGIAEALQAIHGVEVVHRDLKPANVLIAGDGPRVIDFGIARAADATALTGTGFRIGSPAFMAPEQAQGRPVTPATDVFALGALAAYVASGVPPFGEGPETAVLYRVVHEPADLDGVPADLRELVLRCLAKSPEDRPTPAEIIEVARNHRSVGGQLRFTDDWLPAQINTEITRRSDLPKTPPTPLPVAPTVPPAPAGPPSGATPAPPATAPTVPAGPPAAPAGAPAGFVPPPIGAYGPPLPQAEAYTAPVPPPTPTVQVQHQEQSFDTPPPGPVVTQQPPAAPEPRRKGVSWKTLLVVSLVMVLGGTAGGVVLMNKLKDSNRGTGSSQAGGKSGDSAAQSPQPQSPQPQSSPTATGTAASPSASASASKSGSGKTGPSSNASLPNAGAKYTLVYENRELYAPTYTYSFDLPSGTVVADSTNPSWALEPSYGHFNWPSSSDVFITRDAGLTPQQCATGIEQSPVAELKYDDLPPGRLFCVRNRSNGGVAIVKVVEQGNNSSSAVKVSVSYYRNDG; via the coding sequence ATGACCGCCGATTCGCTGCCACCGATCTTCCAGCCGCTGCTCCCCGACGACCCGCGGGAGGTCGGCGGCTACCGGCTGTTCGCCCGGCTCGGCGCGGGCGGGATGGGCCGGGTGTACCTCTCGTACACGCCGGGCGGGCGGCCGGTGGCGCTGAAGGTGGTGCGCCCGGAGTTCGCCGAGGACTCGGAGTTCCGCCGCCGGTTCGCCGCCGAGGTCACCAACGCGCAGCGGATCCACGGCCTGTACACCGCCCAGGTGATCGACTACTCCGGTCCGGACGCCGAGTCGCCCTGGCTGGTCACCGCGTACGTGCCCGGTCCGTCGCTGCAGCAGGTGGTGCGGGAGCACGGGGCGCTGCCGGTGCGGACGGTGCTGCTGCTGATGGGCGGCATCGCCGAGGCGCTGCAGGCGATCCACGGCGTCGAGGTGGTGCACCGCGACCTCAAGCCGGCCAACGTGCTGATCGCCGGGGACGGCCCGCGCGTGATCGACTTCGGCATCGCCCGGGCGGCCGACGCCACCGCACTCACCGGGACGGGCTTCCGGATCGGCTCGCCCGCCTTCATGGCGCCGGAGCAGGCCCAGGGCCGCCCGGTCACCCCGGCCACCGACGTGTTCGCGCTGGGCGCGCTGGCCGCGTACGTGGCGAGCGGGGTGCCGCCGTTCGGCGAGGGCCCGGAGACCGCGGTGCTGTACCGGGTGGTGCACGAGCCGGCGGACCTCGACGGCGTCCCGGCGGACCTGCGGGAGCTGGTCCTGCGGTGCCTGGCCAAGTCGCCGGAGGACCGTCCGACGCCGGCCGAGATCATCGAGGTCGCCCGCAACCACCGGTCGGTGGGCGGGCAGCTGCGGTTCACCGACGACTGGCTGCCGGCCCAGATCAACACCGAGATCACCCGCCGGTCCGACCTGCCGAAGACCCCGCCGACCCCGCTGCCGGTGGCGCCGACCGTCCCGCCGGCCCCGGCCGGCCCGCCGTCGGGCGCCACCCCCGCGCCTCCGGCCACCGCGCCGACCGTCCCGGCGGGCCCGCCGGCCGCGCCGGCCGGGGCGCCGGCCGGTTTCGTGCCGCCGCCGATCGGTGCGTACGGGCCGCCGCTGCCGCAGGCCGAGGCGTACACCGCGCCGGTGCCGCCGCCCACGCCGACCGTCCAGGTGCAGCACCAGGAGCAGTCCTTCGACACCCCGCCGCCCGGCCCGGTGGTGACCCAGCAGCCTCCGGCCGCGCCCGAGCCGCGCCGCAAGGGGGTGTCCTGGAAGACCCTGCTGGTGGTCTCGCTGGTGATGGTGCTCGGCGGTACCGCGGGCGGCGTGGTGCTGATGAACAAGCTGAAGGACTCGAACCGCGGCACCGGCAGCTCCCAGGCGGGCGGCAAGTCCGGCGACTCGGCCGCGCAGAGCCCCCAGCCGCAGAGCCCGCAGCCGCAGTCCTCACCGACCGCGACCGGCACCGCGGCGAGCCCGAGTGCAAGCGCGAGCGCGAGCAAGAGCGGCTCCGGCAAGACCGGGCCGAGTAGCAACGCCTCCCTGCCGAACGCGGGCGCCAAGTACACGCTGGTCTACGAGAACCGGGAGCTGTACGCCCCGACCTACACCTACAGCTTCGACCTGCCGAGCGGCACGGTGGTCGCCGACTCGACCAACCCGTCCTGGGCGCTGGAGCCGAGCTACGGGCACTTCAACTGGCCGAGCAGCTCGGACGTCTTCATCACCCGCGACGCCGGCCTGACCCCGCAGCAGTGCGCCACCGGGATCGAGCAGTCCCCGGTGGCCGAGCTGAAGTACGACGACCTGCCGCCCGGGCGGCTGTTCTGCGTCCGCAACCGCAGCAACGGCGGGGTGGCGATCGTGAAGGTCGTCGAGCAGGGCAACAACAGCAGCTCGGCGGTGAAGGTCTCGGTCAGCTACTACCGCAACGACGGCTGA